The proteins below are encoded in one region of Flavobacterium nackdongense:
- a CDS encoding RagB/SusD family nutrient uptake outer membrane protein: MKLIKKTIIGLSLLAGFASCEDYLDKEPLSEYLSSNFYNNEAAIKQGTNGVYQGMYMESSLLPFCTLYDMYTPMGIERSDNSSIGVGNIQLESSFVVEGQWARFYTGVARCNNVLEGSAPYLGELSDKAKQYLAEVKVVRAMHYHYLISLYGDVPYFTKSVTEEEQKSIARTPWNEIADNLIQDLDDASAFLPWQTNELGRVDKSFALGLKARIALYAGSWHKEGFGKSGIKDAAKAAVYFDIAAKTAQKIIAESGRSLNPNFNDLFTRAGQLTAASKKENILGIAYSDQASRKYHYQSFGEIARTAGGQSGRFPTQLLVDTYEMANGKRIDEPGSGYDPKNPFANRDPRLKMSIYTHKDRIISNNGGVKLNIVMELYNPQTLSYDALGNSKLISNLDYTGSVAQFGYIQSGVGYLWKKYNFFDDEIVSEPTYNILLMRYAEILLMYAEAKIELNQIDGSVRSAINEVRTRAGMPSTTLTDPIKLRQLVRRERKVELARESGLHFFDMRRWRTGALENAEKTYGFPIATGVTATNFPDGYTQVTPDMVPSYGAAGSARDLNDLALYAAYGSKLRQRDADRPKNWDDKFYLWPIPQTERNKAPWLTQNEGYGQ, encoded by the coding sequence ATGAAATTAATTAAAAAAACGATAATAGGATTAAGCCTTTTAGCAGGCTTTGCATCTTGTGAGGATTATTTAGATAAAGAACCCTTAAGCGAATATTTGTCTTCTAATTTTTATAATAATGAAGCGGCAATCAAACAAGGTACAAATGGAGTCTATCAAGGAATGTATATGGAAAGCAGTCTTTTGCCTTTTTGTACACTGTATGATATGTACACTCCGATGGGTATCGAAAGATCAGACAATAGTAGTATTGGAGTAGGGAATATCCAATTGGAATCTAGTTTTGTGGTAGAAGGGCAATGGGCAAGATTTTACACAGGTGTTGCCCGATGTAATAACGTTTTAGAAGGTTCGGCTCCTTATCTTGGGGAATTGAGCGACAAGGCAAAACAGTATTTGGCCGAAGTAAAAGTAGTAAGAGCGATGCATTATCATTATCTGATTTCGCTTTATGGTGATGTTCCTTACTTTACAAAATCAGTTACAGAGGAAGAACAAAAAAGCATTGCAAGAACACCTTGGAATGAAATTGCTGATAATCTAATACAAGATTTGGATGATGCTAGTGCTTTTTTACCGTGGCAAACTAATGAATTAGGACGTGTTGATAAATCCTTTGCACTAGGTCTAAAAGCCAGAATCGCTCTTTATGCCGGTTCTTGGCACAAAGAAGGTTTTGGAAAATCAGGAATCAAAGATGCTGCCAAAGCCGCTGTTTATTTTGACATCGCTGCCAAAACTGCGCAAAAAATTATCGCGGAGTCTGGAAGATCATTAAATCCTAATTTTAATGACTTGTTTACAAGAGCAGGACAACTTACAGCTGCTTCTAAAAAAGAAAACATTTTAGGAATTGCCTATTCGGATCAAGCTTCAAGAAAATACCACTACCAATCTTTTGGGGAAATTGCTAGAACAGCCGGAGGACAATCAGGTCGTTTTCCAACCCAATTATTAGTAGATACCTACGAAATGGCTAACGGAAAAAGAATTGATGAACCCGGTTCAGGATACGATCCCAAGAATCCTTTTGCCAATAGAGATCCACGTTTGAAAATGTCTATTTATACCCATAAAGACAGGATTATTTCTAATAATGGTGGGGTGAAATTGAACATCGTAATGGAATTGTATAACCCACAAACCTTATCCTACGATGCCTTAGGAAATTCAAAACTAATTTCCAACCTTGACTATACAGGTTCTGTAGCGCAGTTCGGTTACATCCAGAGTGGAGTAGGCTATTTGTGGAAAAAATACAACTTTTTTGATGATGAAATTGTATCTGAGCCTACTTATAATATTTTGTTGATGCGTTATGCTGAAATCTTATTGATGTATGCTGAAGCCAAAATCGAATTGAATCAAATAGATGGTAGTGTAAGAAGTGCGATTAATGAAGTGCGAACCAGAGCAGGAATGCCTAGTACCACTTTAACAGACCCAATCAAATTAAGACAATTGGTGCGTAGAGAACGAAAAGTCGAATTGGCTAGAGAATCGGGTTTGCATTTCTTCGATATGAGAAGATGGAGAACAGGAGCCTTAGAAAATGCCGAAAAAACCTATGGCTTCCCAATTGCTACTGGCGTTACTGCAACCAATTTCCCTGATGGCTACACCCAAGTTACTCCTGATATGGTGCCTAGTTATGGAGCAGCAGGTTCAGCAAGAGATTTGAATGATTTGGCTTTATATGCTGCTTATGGATCGAAATTGCGTCAAAGAGATGCCGACAGACCTAAAAACTGGGATGATAAATTCTATTTGTGGCCAATACCTCAAACCGAAAGAAACAAAGCGCCTTGGCTCACTCAAAACGAAGGCTACGGTCAATAA
- a CDS encoding glycoside hydrolase family 10 protein: MKKILMLVSVLVISCTTYETPPTVSPNPKPEVVKGIKGVWVTNVASTALNSLANIKETVQTCKKSAMTDIYVVVWNKGRTLYPSEIMNKEFGIPIMESFAGRDPLLEMITEAHKEKLKVHAWFEYGFSSSNTNIAGPDVILDKYPAWAARDASKAILVSSGGFKWMNGINPDVQNFIKSLVLEVVKKYEVDGVQGDDRLPAMPVKGGYDDYTVQLYKTENGGVAPPANENTTAWIDWRTNKLTDFLGVLYKAVKAVKPNVIVSSAPTVSPWGKQNYLQDWPTWLDKKYCDYVIPQLYRYDIAGYEATLKSQIAAIKNSGDKNKFYAGVLIQSGTWNASNEYVNQMVNLNRANGVGGDCFFFFEGLKYNSEYFTKIYPTK; the protein is encoded by the coding sequence ATGAAAAAGATTTTAATGTTAGTTTCCGTACTGGTTATTTCTTGTACAACTTATGAAACACCACCAACTGTTAGTCCAAATCCAAAACCAGAAGTGGTAAAAGGAATCAAAGGAGTTTGGGTTACCAATGTGGCTTCAACAGCTTTGAACTCGCTTGCCAACATTAAAGAAACGGTGCAAACCTGCAAAAAGTCAGCAATGACCGATATTTATGTGGTGGTTTGGAATAAAGGTAGAACTTTGTATCCAAGTGAAATTATGAACAAAGAATTCGGAATTCCTATTATGGAAAGTTTCGCCGGAAGAGATCCTCTACTCGAAATGATTACCGAAGCACACAAAGAAAAACTCAAAGTCCACGCTTGGTTTGAGTATGGTTTTTCTTCCTCCAATACCAATATTGCGGGTCCAGATGTTATTCTTGATAAATATCCAGCTTGGGCTGCCAGAGATGCCAGCAAAGCCATTTTGGTTTCGAGCGGTGGTTTCAAATGGATGAATGGAATCAATCCTGACGTTCAAAATTTTATAAAATCATTGGTGCTAGAAGTGGTGAAAAAATATGAAGTCGATGGGGTTCAAGGAGATGATAGATTGCCTGCAATGCCAGTAAAAGGAGGCTATGACGATTACACAGTACAATTGTATAAAACCGAAAATGGTGGAGTTGCGCCTCCTGCAAACGAAAACACTACCGCTTGGATTGACTGGAGAACCAATAAATTAACAGATTTTCTAGGGGTTTTATACAAAGCGGTAAAAGCCGTAAAACCTAATGTAATAGTTTCTTCTGCTCCAACAGTTTCACCTTGGGGAAAACAAAACTATTTGCAAGATTGGCCAACTTGGTTGGACAAAAAATATTGTGATTATGTGATTCCACAATTGTACCGTTATGATATTGCCGGTTATGAGGCTACTTTGAAATCTCAAATCGCAGCCATCAAAAACAGTGGGGATAAAAATAAATTTTACGCTGGTGTATTGATTCAATCCGGAACTTGGAATGCCTCAAATGAGTATGTGAATCAAATGGTCAACCTGAACAGAGCCAACGGAGTAGGTGGGGATTGCTTTTTCTTTTTTGAAGGTTTGAAATACAATTCCGAATATTTTACAAAAATTTATCCTACGAAATAA
- a CDS encoding GH92 family glycosyl hydrolase: protein MKKIIPLLLLAFLFTSSSKEGKQSANQVTQFVNPFIGTGGHGHTFPGAVVPFGMVQLSPDTRTNGWDACGGYYTDDKSILGFSHRHLSGTGMTDFADVLFTPFIGKLKMQNDTLQKYYPLAFSHQNEIAKAGYYKVAFDNGIQVELTASTRAGFHKYQFPAGESGIIIDLHHNLHNQKVLQSNIEIISNTEIRGMRLTEGWAKRDYVYFYAKFDKPYTVKLYKQNKEVSGNTLNDENVKAVLTFDNPKEVNVKVGISPVDEKGALNNLDTEIPDWDFEKVRSLANDSWEQQLRKIIVEGGSNDEKIIFYTGLYHAFIHPSTYSDVDKRYRGQDLKIHTLEKGTYYTVFSLWDTFRAQMPLVSLIQPSKTNEFINSMLLNYQQGGLLPMWALASNYTGTMIGAHATSIIADAYTKGILGYDTDLAYKAMKRSIPYDTTGIKVNHPAIWEWLMTKGKKYNEEIGFIPADKDVIFATSRGLEYAYCDWALAQVAKDMNKNEDYKWLSERGTRYKKYFDPTTGFMRALDSNGKFIGPFNPSYSNHMNSPYCEGNAWQWTWFVPQDVPGLINLMGGKNAFEKNLDALFNTKAVVEGEEASADISGLIGQYAHGNEPSHHIIYFYNYINKAFKTQELADKIMKEQYRNAPDGLTGNEDCGQMSSWYIFNALGFYQVAPGDPTYTISRPLFDKANITLENGKTLIIKAQNNSAQNKYVASVSLNGKRLKTPFFRHADIVNGGEMVFKMTDKKQ, encoded by the coding sequence ATGAAGAAAATCATTCCTTTATTGCTTCTGGCGTTTTTGTTTACTTCTTCTTCAAAAGAGGGAAAACAAAGTGCTAACCAAGTCACGCAATTTGTCAATCCATTCATCGGAACGGGAGGACACGGTCATACTTTTCCTGGTGCAGTGGTGCCTTTTGGAATGGTGCAACTCAGTCCCGATACACGAACTAACGGCTGGGATGCCTGCGGTGGTTATTATACAGATGATAAAAGTATTCTGGGTTTTTCGCACCGTCATTTGAGCGGAACGGGAATGACCGATTTTGCCGATGTACTCTTCACACCTTTCATTGGTAAATTGAAAATGCAGAACGACACGCTTCAAAAATATTATCCTTTGGCATTCTCGCATCAAAACGAAATCGCAAAAGCAGGGTATTACAAAGTTGCTTTCGATAATGGCATCCAAGTCGAACTCACAGCATCAACAAGAGCGGGTTTTCACAAATACCAATTTCCAGCGGGCGAGTCAGGAATTATTATCGATTTGCATCATAATTTACACAATCAAAAAGTACTGCAATCGAATATCGAAATTATAAGCAATACCGAAATTCGAGGAATGCGTCTTACCGAAGGTTGGGCAAAAAGAGATTACGTTTATTTTTATGCCAAATTCGACAAGCCTTACACGGTTAAATTATACAAGCAAAACAAAGAAGTTTCCGGAAACACGCTAAACGACGAAAATGTAAAAGCAGTTTTGACTTTCGATAATCCAAAAGAAGTCAACGTAAAAGTGGGCATTTCTCCGGTGGACGAAAAAGGTGCTTTGAATAATTTAGATACTGAAATACCCGATTGGGATTTTGAGAAAGTGCGAAGTTTAGCCAATGATTCTTGGGAACAACAATTGCGAAAAATAATAGTGGAAGGCGGTTCGAATGACGAAAAAATCATCTTTTATACCGGTCTGTACCACGCTTTTATTCATCCATCAACCTATTCAGATGTCGATAAAAGATACCGCGGTCAGGATTTGAAAATTCACACTTTAGAAAAAGGAACTTATTATACTGTTTTTTCATTATGGGACACTTTTCGCGCTCAAATGCCATTGGTGAGTTTAATTCAACCTTCAAAAACCAATGAATTTATTAATTCGATGTTGCTCAACTACCAGCAAGGTGGCTTGTTGCCAATGTGGGCACTTGCCTCTAATTATACCGGCACAATGATTGGAGCACACGCCACCTCAATAATTGCCGATGCGTACACCAAAGGAATTCTGGGTTACGATACGGACTTGGCGTACAAAGCGATGAAGCGCTCTATTCCTTATGACACGACAGGAATCAAAGTAAATCATCCTGCCATTTGGGAATGGTTGATGACCAAAGGCAAAAAGTACAACGAAGAAATTGGTTTTATTCCCGCAGATAAGGACGTGATTTTCGCCACTTCAAGAGGATTAGAATATGCGTATTGTGATTGGGCTTTGGCACAAGTAGCCAAGGATATGAACAAAAACGAAGATTATAAATGGCTTTCGGAAAGAGGAACTCGTTACAAGAAATACTTTGATCCAACAACTGGTTTTATGCGTGCTCTAGACAGCAACGGAAAATTCATTGGGCCATTTAATCCTTCCTATTCCAATCATATGAACAGTCCCTATTGCGAAGGAAATGCTTGGCAATGGACTTGGTTTGTTCCCCAAGATGTTCCGGGTTTGATCAATTTAATGGGAGGAAAAAATGCTTTCGAGAAAAATTTAGACGCACTTTTTAACACTAAAGCGGTTGTTGAAGGTGAAGAAGCATCAGCAGATATTTCAGGTTTAATCGGTCAATATGCCCACGGAAACGAACCAAGTCATCACATTATTTATTTTTACAATTACATCAATAAAGCATTCAAAACTCAAGAATTGGCGGATAAAATTATGAAAGAGCAATACCGTAATGCTCCCGATGGTTTAACCGGAAATGAGGATTGTGGCCAAATGTCGTCTTGGTATATTTTTAATGCGTTAGGTTTTTACCAAGTGGCTCCGGGCGATCCAACCTACACGATTTCGAGACCTTTGTTTGATAAGGCCAATATTACACTTGAAAACGGAAAAACATTGATAATAAAAGCACAAAACAATAGCGCCCAAAACAAATATGTTGCTTCAGTAAGTTTAAATGGCAAACGATTAAAAACGCCATTTTTCAGGCACGCCGATATTGTAAATGGGGGCGAAATGGTTTTTAAAATGACGGATAAAAAACAATAA